The following proteins come from a genomic window of Bernardetia sp. MNP-M8:
- a CDS encoding RHS repeat-associated core domain-containing protein: MAIYETINTSETPSNSNIAIKEIPIYGSSRLGQYRPLKEELGQVNKDLKTALGQRIYEFSNHLGNVLVTLNDFKVPNTDGSYKSIVLSASDYYPFGMAMKERTYQNEDYRYGFNGKENDTDFGVGKTDFGARIYDEKIGRWLACDPLENQYSNVSSYAFVDNSPIFFIDPNGEEIVPTIKDAKKLANYKSIMRKIDAYSILKLNNEILSSYTNMPNTQKRKKSKAWFFHLQVIVRDMTQKELNATNGQGIGFSTQVSSTTQGNSDPHEYFTTEIALSDKGMQFATIAEEFLHAGQKLYYKEQGLAQPNSISLELEAKIAKIYAVWDNNQSLSPIDLYKEMVNLGFNSYELEITFNITIQNKGGGDQITGITFNEEVINFFKNKGNINPAEKEKIIKLLNVAGSKIEKVYKGIPGWKPNEKIDTDLKYFEHLINETK, from the coding sequence ATGGCGATTTATGAAACAATAAACACGTCAGAAACACCGTCTAACAGCAACATCGCAATAAAAGAAATACCAATCTATGGTTCAAGCCGTTTAGGGCAGTACAGACCGTTAAAAGAAGAATTAGGACAAGTAAATAAAGACCTAAAAACAGCTCTTGGACAACGTATCTACGAGTTCTCAAACCATCTTGGAAATGTTCTTGTAACTTTAAATGATTTTAAAGTACCAAATACAGATGGTTCATACAAAAGTATCGTACTCTCAGCCTCCGATTACTATCCATTCGGAATGGCGATGAAGGAAAGAACCTATCAGAATGAAGATTATAGGTATGGGTTTAATGGAAAAGAAAATGATACAGACTTTGGAGTTGGAAAAACTGACTTTGGGGCTAGAATATATGATGAGAAAATTGGACGATGGTTAGCTTGTGACCCTTTAGAAAATCAATATAGTAATGTGAGTTCTTATGCTTTTGTTGATAATTCTCCAATATTTTTCATAGACCCTAATGGAGAAGAAATAGTACCTACTATAAAAGATGCAAAAAAATTAGCAAACTATAAAAGTATTATGCGTAAAATAGATGCTTATTCCATTCTAAAATTAAATAATGAGATACTTTCATCTTACACTAACATGCCTAATACCCAAAAACGAAAAAAGTCTAAAGCTTGGTTTTTTCATTTACAAGTTATAGTTAGGGATATGACTCAAAAAGAACTCAATGCTACTAATGGTCAAGGAATTGGTTTTAGTACTCAAGTATCTTCAACTACACAAGGTAATAGTGACCCACATGAGTATTTTACTACAGAAATAGCTCTATCTGATAAAGGAATGCAATTTGCAACAATTGCAGAAGAATTTCTTCACGCAGGACAAAAGCTTTACTATAAAGAACAAGGCTTAGCCCAACCTAACTCTATTTCATTAGAATTAGAAGCAAAAATAGCTAAAATATATGCAGTATGGGATAATAACCAAAGTTTAAGTCCAATAGATTTATATAAGGAAATGGTAAACTTAGGTTTTAATTCTTATGAGTTAGAAATTACATTTAATATAACTATTCAAAATAAAGGGGGAGGTGATCAGATAACAGGTATAACTTTTAATGAAGAAGTAATTAATTTTTTTAAAAATAAAGGTAATATTAATCCTGCTGAGAAAGAAAAAATTATTAAACTATTAAATGTTGCAGGTAGTAAGATTGAAAAAGTCTATAAGGGTATTCCAGGGTGGAAACCAAATGAAAAAATAGATACAGATCTTAAATATTTTGAACACCTAATAAATGAAACTAAATGA
- a CDS encoding transposase translates to MSKRAYSINNPDGIYFVTFSVVNWIDIFIRQRYKNIIVENLKYCQDNKGLEIFGWCLMSSHIHLIIRAKEGYNLSNILRDFKKFTSSRLIKSISDTNEPESRREWMLWMFERAAKKNSRNTNYQLWQQNNHAEELFSDKFLHQKLNYIHNNPVVEGIVEEADQYLYSSAKNYQDEKGLIEVIFI, encoded by the coding sequence ATGAGCAAAAGAGCATACAGTATCAATAATCCTGATGGTATTTATTTTGTTACTTTTTCGGTTGTAAATTGGATAGATATTTTTATTCGGCAACGATATAAGAACATTATTGTGGAGAATTTGAAGTATTGCCAAGATAATAAAGGACTAGAGATTTTTGGTTGGTGCTTGATGAGTAGCCATATTCATTTGATTATACGAGCTAAAGAAGGGTATAATCTGTCTAATATTCTGCGTGATTTTAAAAAGTTTACTTCTTCTCGTCTTATTAAGTCTATTTCTGATACCAACGAACCAGAAAGTAGAAGAGAATGGATGTTGTGGATGTTCGAACGAGCTGCCAAAAAAAATAGTAGAAATACAAATTATCAACTTTGGCAACAAAACAACCACGCAGAAGAGCTTTTTAGTGATAAATTTTTGCATCAAAAGCTAAATTATATCCATAATAATCCTGTTGTTGAAGGAATTGTAGAAGAAGCAGACCAGTATTTATACAGTAGTGCCAAAAACTACCAAGATGAAAAAGGTTTGATAGAAGTGATTTTTATTTGA